A single window of Malus sylvestris chromosome 5, drMalSylv7.2, whole genome shotgun sequence DNA harbors:
- the LOC126620723 gene encoding putative disease resistance protein RGA1 isoform X1 — protein sequence MDMAEISSFTAEGILAKAASLSNEPLVRSWELEEKLKSLHQTLAKIQDITREAAEKPQDPRDEAVASWVQKLKDVANDADDVLEEINYEVLRHKHEIQNHLKRKVLNFFSLSNPVAFRLKTACKIKSINASLVDLASQASSMALFSRNTDATSQAMKSTRETNSSIGNEIIVGRDDAVSNIVASLTNSKHQENLSVMAIVGMPGLGKTTLAKLVYNEDAISQQFDKKIWIYVSNTFDVDLILSRILECVYCGTVDIQSQEAVLKSPQEQLTEKRCLLVLDDVWNEDSEEWSKLMSCLSEHFARGSTILVTTRSSKVATITETLSRYDLGFLSEDECWSILKGRAFVDNTAPTDPDLEKVGREIAKKCAGLPSVAKVFGGMLRFKNSANEWSEVLESKIWDSPEAEEMIISQLKLSLDNLKFPFLKECFTYCSMFKKGSEIERDDLIQLWMAQGLLHPSSENIDLEMEDIGTDYFNILLQNSLLQDLTKDEFGVVAKCKMHVLVHDFVELVTKSESATSDSNEMVGTRKIRHASHIPTSVLQSISKESSRGLRSLFSNSEVPSDMLPRYRGLHVLKLYNADITELPISIGKLKQLRYLNVSRTKIKAIPKSVGKLHNLQTLRMKYCRCLKVFPKEMGNLINLRHVYFGPVQKKKRANFGWYRESHVRVEQLSNLRTLPYFIVSHDGTGRGIEELASLNHLKGELAIYDLEHVRDEEEAKKSNLAEKRNIQKLSLVWGEEMRPRNDSEEDVLQGLQPHPNLQILEICNFMGAKFPSWKPHNNLKKIRLIRCDVCEEAPMLGHLPSLMHLEFNTMCNLKRLGDEFYGCDDAMKTKALFPTLKTFRISAAPNLTEWIEPPVVKEKQISVFPSLEELDLVECPQMRNFPDHFASLRKLEMSICHELSSLTSLVEKCTSLKNLEISNCDKLRSLSLFGLTSIRKLLFSSHGGKLTSTSLHSGAELYTGVSLEGLSIKCPSLENLEISRYDSLMSISVHGVTSLRRLEISSCGGLISMDLQSLPECYIPLEVLSLRSCKSLESISSLHGYTSLRELTIEDCDGLKTYASIGLESCTSIRALGVHDFQQLRQYAAEGLDMSLIEELTIYKSPKLVSISYHGLTTLRKLVLIASYVLELSIVSSTTVEELYLQDCTSLGSLCIDNCGRLRHVSVDGLETLIILEELTIRNCPSLTFNPITPWLRGLVIEGCEKLPSGLKHCNTLERLKISGSRNLVSIPISDVFPPSLGQFVIEDCAQLSRLPGRHESLEELSIVNCPMLRWRSVANEGRSLTALRRLVIASCSGPELNIDFISTLEEISLHDCTSLGKLRIQDCQNLRQTSLHNCTSLGELSVVGCDGLTGLSSGLSSCTSLVELKIEGCKNLISLADVDVTSWQSLSMLRILDCERLQYLPTGLHTPTHLKRLWIGGFWEELDSFPVSQIPSSGFLNISGWPKLKSLPQVINHSTSPVVKLAICNCDGLETLPEWLGDLTSLDYLEIYKCKDLKSLPSAQAMQCLTNLISLIINRCPILKERCARGTGTEWPKISHTRTIRCFD from the exons ATGGATATGGCAGAGATATCTAGTTTCACTGCTGAGGGAATACTTGCAAAGGCGGCTTCACTTTCCAACGAACCGCTCGTCCGttcttgggaacttgaagaaaaACTGAAAAGCCTGCATCAAACATTAGCCAAGATTCAAGATATCACGCGTGAAGCTGCTGAGAAACCACAAGATCCGCGTGATGAGGCAGTGGCTTCGTGGGTGCAGAAACTTAAGGACGTAGCCAATGATGCTGATGATGTCTTGGAGGAAATCAACTATGAAGTTCTCCGCCATAAGCACGAAATACAAAACCATTTGAAGAGAAAGGTACTCAACTTCTTTTCACTCTCTAATCCGGTTGCATTTCGTCTTAAAACAGCATGTAAAATTAAGAGCATCAACGCATCGTTGGTGGATCTCGCCAGTCAGGCATCTTCTATGGCACTATTTTCCAGAAATACAGATGCAACTTCTCAAGCAATGAAATCGACGAGAGAAACCAATTCATCAATTGGCAATGAAATCATCGTTGGCAGAGATGATGCCGTGTCAAACATAGTTGCATCCTTGACCAACTCAAAACATCAAGAAAATCTTTCTGTCATGGCCATTGTGGGGATGCCAGGTTTGGGAAAAACTACTTTGGCCAAGTTGGTTTATAATGAAGATGCGATAAGTCAACAGTTCGATAAGAAAATATGGATATATGTATCCAATACATTTGATGTCGATTTAATTTTGAGTCGAATCTTAGAATGTGTTTACTGTGGAACGGTTGATATACAAAGTCAGGAGGCAGTGCTTAAAAGCCCCCAAGAACAGTTGACAGAGAAAAGATGTCTTCTTGTACTCGATGACGTTTGGAATGAAGATTCTGAAGAATGGAGCAAATTGATGAGTTGTTTGTCAGAACATTTTGCACGGGGGAGCACCATACTTGTCACTACACGCAGTTCCAAAGTTGCAACAATTACGGAAACACTTTCTCGCTATGATTTGGGATTTCTATCGGAAGACGAATGCTGGTCCATATTGAAGGGAAGAGCATTTGTAGATAATACTGCTCCTACCGATCCTGATCTAGAGAAAGTTGGAAGGGAGATTGCCAAAAAGTGTGCAGGTTTACCATCTGTGGCAAAG GTTTTCGGAGGAATGTTGCGTTTTAAGAATAGTGCAAATGAATGGTCAGAAGTTCTAGAAAGTAAAATATGGGACTCTCCAGAAGCAGAAGAGATGATCATCTCGCAATTGAAGTTGAGTTTGGATAATTTGAAATTCCCATTTTTGAAAGAATGCTTCACTTATTGCTCAATGTTCAAGAAAGGCTCTGAAATTGAAAGGGATGACCTAATCCAACTGTGGATGGCTCAAGGATTGCTTCACCCTTCTTCTGAGAATATTGATCTGGAGATGGAGGATATAGGCActgattattttaatattctgTTGCAAAACTCCTTACTTCAAGATCTTACGAAGGATGAATTTGGTGTTGTTGCCAAATGCAAGATGCACGTTCTTGTGCATGATTTTGTAGAACTTGTAACAAAATCTGAGAGCGCAACTTCGGATTCGAATGAGATGGTCGGAACACGAAAGATTCGACATGCTTCACACATTCCTACTTCGGTTTTGCAATCAATTTCGAAAGAAAGTTCAAGGGGATTGCGCTCATTGTTTTCTAATAGCGAAGTTCCTAGTGACATGTTGCCAAGGTATAGAGGTTTACATGTCCTGAAACTTTACAATGCTGATATTACGGAGTTGCCTATTTCAATTGGGAAACTGAAGCAGTTGAGGTATTTAAACGTTTCTAGAacaaagatcaaagcaatccccAAATCTGTCGGCAAGCTCCATAACTTACAGACATTAAGAATGAAGTATTGTAGATGTCTGAAAGTGTTCCCTAAGGAAATGGGAAATTTAATCAATTTGAGACACGTCTATTTTGGTCCAGTCCAAAAAAAGAAACGTGCTAATTTTGGCTGGTACAGGGAATCTCATGTTAGGGTCGAGCAATTGAGTAATCTTCGAACGCTGCCTTATTTTATTGTGAGTCATGATGGAACCGGTCGTGGAATTGAGGAATTGGCTAGCTTAAACCACTTGAAAGGTGAACTGGCTATTTATGATTTGGAACATGTGAGGGATGAAGAAGAAGCGAAGAAATCAAATTTAGCAGAAAAGAGAAACATACAAAAGTTGTCACTTGTATGGGGTGAGGAAATGAGGCCACGCAACGACAGTGAAGAAGATGTTCTCCAAGGCCTCCAGCCACacccaaatttgcaaattttaGAGATTTGCAATTTCATGGGTGCTAAATTTCCATCTTGGAAGCCACACAACAACTTGAAAAAAATTCGATTAATTAGGTGCGACGTATGCGAAGAAGCCCCCATGCTTGGCCATCTACCTAGTCTTATGCATCTTGAGTTTAATACAATGTGTAATCTAAAACGTTTGGGAGATGAGTTTTATGGCTGTGATGATGCAATGAAGACCAAGGCTTTGTTTCCTACATTGAAGACGTTCAGAATTAGTGCGGCCCCAAATTTGACCGAATGGATTGAACCACCAGTggtgaaagaaaaacaaatatcgGTGTTTCCTAGCCTTGAGGAGTTGGATCTCGTGGAGTGTCCACAAATGAGAAACTTTCCTGATCATTTTGCATCCCTCCGTAAGTTGGAGATGAGTATTTGTCACGAGCTATCAAGCCTAACAAGTCTGGTAGAAAAGTGTACATCTCTTAAGAATCTGGAAATAAGCAACTGCGACAAACTTAGATCCCTTTCATTATTTGGTTTGACATCCATCCGGAAATTGTTGTTTAGCTCACATGGTGGTAAGTTAACATCAACCAGCTTGCATAGTGGAGCAGAATTGTACACCGGAGTTTCTCTTGAGGGGTTGTCCATAAAATGTCCATCTCttgaaaatttggaaataaGCCGCTATGATAGTCTGATGTCCATTTCAGTTCACGGTGTAACATCCCTTCGAAGATTGGAGATTAGTTCATGTGGTGGATTAATATCAATGGACCTGCAAAGTCTACCAGAATGCTATATCCCTCTAGAGGTGTTGTCTTTAAGATCGTGCAAAAGTCTAGAGTCAATTTCAAGTTTACACGGATACACATCCCTCCGTGAATTAACCATTGAAGATTGTGATGGACTAAAAACTTATGCATCTATTGGGCTTGAATCTTGCACTTCTATTCGTGCGCTGGGTGTCCACGATTTTCAACAATTGAGGCAGTATGCAGCTGAGGGGTTAGACATGTCTCTTATTGAGGAGTTGACCATTTATAAATCCCCCAAGTTAGTAAGCATTTCATATCACGGTCTAACGACACTCCGCAAACTGGTACTTATTGCAAGCTATGTACTGGAATTGTCTATCGTCAGCAGTACTACGGTGGAGGAGTTGTATTTACAGGATTGTACATCCCTTGGTTCACTGTGTATTGACAATTGTGGAAGGCTGAGGCATGTTTCGGTTGATGGGCTAGAAACACTCATTATTCTTGAGGAGTTGACTATAAGGAATTGTCCTAGTCTAACATTCAATCCAATCACTCCATGGCTTCGAGGATTAGTGATTGAGGGTTGTGAGAAACTGCCGAGTGGGTTGAAACATTGCAACACACTTGAGAGATTGAAAATAAGTGGTAGCCGAAACTTGGTATCCATTCCAATTTCAGATGTATTCCCGCCATCCCTTGggcaatttgtaattgaagattgTGCTCAACTATCAAGACTGCCAGGCCGCCATGAATCTCTTGAGGAGTTGAGTATAGTGAATTGCCCTATGCTAAGATGGAGGTCAGTTGCCAATGAGGGGAGGAGTCTGACCGCCCTCCGGAGATTGGTTATTGCAAGTTGCAGCGGACCAGAATTGAACATCGACTTTATCAGTACTCTTGAGGAGATTTCTTTACACGATTGCACATCCCTTGGCAAACTGAGAATACAGGATTGTCAGAATTTGAGGCAGACTTCTTTACACAATTGCACATCCCTTGGCGAACTGAGTGTTGTGGGATGTGATGGATTGACAGGTCTGTCGAGTGGGCTCTCATCCTGCACATCTCTTGTCGAGTTGAAAATTGAAGGGTGCAAAAATTTGATATCTCTGGCAGATGTCGATGTAACTAGCTGGCAATCCCTTTCCATGTTAAGGATACTTGATTGTGAGAGATTACAATACTTGCCGACGGGTCTACACACTCCGACTCATTTGAAGAGATTGTGGATTGGTGGATTCTGGGAGGAGCTAGATTCTTTCCCGGTTTCGCAAATTCCATCATCAGGCTTCTTAAATATCAGCGGGTGGCCTAAGCTCAAGTCTCTGCCTCAAGTAATTAATCACTCAACTAGTCCTGTAGTAAAGTTGGCTATATGTAATTGTGATGGGCTGGAGACTCTTCCAGAGTGGTTGGGTGACCTTACATCTCTCGACTATCTGGAGATTTACAAATGCAAGGATCTTAAGTCTCTGCCTTCCGCCCAAGCTATGCAATGCCTCACCAACTTAATATCTCTAATTATTAATCGATGTCCCATTCTGAAGGAAAGATGCGCCAGGGGTACTGGCACAGAGTGGCCCAAGATTTCTCACACTCGAACCATCAGAT GTTTTGACTAG
- the LOC126620723 gene encoding putative disease resistance protein RGA1 isoform X2, which yields MDMAEISSFTAEGILAKAASLSNEPLVRSWELEEKLKSLHQTLAKIQDITREAAEKPQDPRDEAVASWVQKLKDVANDADDVLEEINYEVLRHKHEIQNHLKRKVLNFFSLSNPVAFRLKTACKIKSINASLVDLASQASSMALFSRNTDATSQAMKSTRETNSSIGNEIIVGRDDAVSNIVASLTNSKHQENLSVMAIVGMPGLGKTTLAKLVYNEDAISQQFDKKIWIYVSNTFDVDLILSRILECVYCGTVDIQSQEAVLKSPQEQLTEKRCLLVLDDVWNEDSEEWSKLMSCLSEHFARGSTILVTTRSSKVATITETLSRYDLGFLSEDECWSILKGRAFVDNTAPTDPDLEKVGREIAKKCAGLPSVAKVFGGMLRFKNSANEWSEVLESKIWDSPEAEEMIISQLKLSLDNLKFPFLKECFTYCSMFKKGSEIERDDLIQLWMAQGLLHPSSENIDLEMEDIGTDYFNILLQNSLLQDLTKDEFGVVAKCKMHVLVHDFVELVTKSESATSDSNEMVGTRKIRHASHIPTSVLQSISKESSRGLRSLFSNSEVPSDMLPRYRGLHVLKLYNADITELPISIGKLKQLRYLNVSRTKIKAIPKSVGKLHNLQTLRMKYCRCLKVFPKEMGNLINLRHVYFGPVQKKKRANFGWYRESHVRVEQLSNLRTLPYFIVSHDGTGRGIEELASLNHLKGELAIYDLEHVRDEEEAKKSNLAEKRNIQKLSLVWGEEMRPRNDSEEDVLQGLQPHPNLQILEICNFMGAKFPSWKPHNNLKKIRLIRCDVCEEAPMLGHLPSLMHLEFNTMCNLKRLGDEFYGCDDAMKTKALFPTLKTFRISAAPNLTEWIEPPVVKEKQISVFPSLEELDLVECPQMRNFPDHFASLRKLEMSICHELSSLTSLVEKCTSLKNLEISNCDKLRSLSLFGLTSIRKLLFSSHGGKLTSTSLHSGAELYTGVSLEGLSIKCPSLENLEISRYDSLMSISVHGVTSLRRLEISSCGGLISMDLQSLPECYIPLEVLSLRSCKSLESISSLHGYTSLRELTIEDCDGLKTYASIGLESCTSIRALGVHDFQQLRQYAAEGLDMSLIEELTIYKSPKLVSISYHGLTTLRKLVLIASYVLELSIVSSTTVEELYLQDCTSLGSLGLKHCNTLERLKISGSRNLVSIPISDVFPPSLGQFVIEDCAQLSRLPGRHESLEELSIVNCPMLRWRSVANEGRSLTALRRLVIASCSGPELNIDFISTLEEISLHDCTSLGKLRIQDCQNLRQTSLHNCTSLGELSVVGCDGLTGLSSGLSSCTSLVELKIEGCKNLISLADVDVTSWQSLSMLRILDCERLQYLPTGLHTPTHLKRLWIGGFWEELDSFPVSQIPSSGFLNISGWPKLKSLPQVINHSTSPVVKLAICNCDGLETLPEWLGDLTSLDYLEIYKCKDLKSLPSAQAMQCLTNLISLIINRCPILKERCARGTGTEWPKISHTRTIRCFD from the exons ATGGATATGGCAGAGATATCTAGTTTCACTGCTGAGGGAATACTTGCAAAGGCGGCTTCACTTTCCAACGAACCGCTCGTCCGttcttgggaacttgaagaaaaACTGAAAAGCCTGCATCAAACATTAGCCAAGATTCAAGATATCACGCGTGAAGCTGCTGAGAAACCACAAGATCCGCGTGATGAGGCAGTGGCTTCGTGGGTGCAGAAACTTAAGGACGTAGCCAATGATGCTGATGATGTCTTGGAGGAAATCAACTATGAAGTTCTCCGCCATAAGCACGAAATACAAAACCATTTGAAGAGAAAGGTACTCAACTTCTTTTCACTCTCTAATCCGGTTGCATTTCGTCTTAAAACAGCATGTAAAATTAAGAGCATCAACGCATCGTTGGTGGATCTCGCCAGTCAGGCATCTTCTATGGCACTATTTTCCAGAAATACAGATGCAACTTCTCAAGCAATGAAATCGACGAGAGAAACCAATTCATCAATTGGCAATGAAATCATCGTTGGCAGAGATGATGCCGTGTCAAACATAGTTGCATCCTTGACCAACTCAAAACATCAAGAAAATCTTTCTGTCATGGCCATTGTGGGGATGCCAGGTTTGGGAAAAACTACTTTGGCCAAGTTGGTTTATAATGAAGATGCGATAAGTCAACAGTTCGATAAGAAAATATGGATATATGTATCCAATACATTTGATGTCGATTTAATTTTGAGTCGAATCTTAGAATGTGTTTACTGTGGAACGGTTGATATACAAAGTCAGGAGGCAGTGCTTAAAAGCCCCCAAGAACAGTTGACAGAGAAAAGATGTCTTCTTGTACTCGATGACGTTTGGAATGAAGATTCTGAAGAATGGAGCAAATTGATGAGTTGTTTGTCAGAACATTTTGCACGGGGGAGCACCATACTTGTCACTACACGCAGTTCCAAAGTTGCAACAATTACGGAAACACTTTCTCGCTATGATTTGGGATTTCTATCGGAAGACGAATGCTGGTCCATATTGAAGGGAAGAGCATTTGTAGATAATACTGCTCCTACCGATCCTGATCTAGAGAAAGTTGGAAGGGAGATTGCCAAAAAGTGTGCAGGTTTACCATCTGTGGCAAAG GTTTTCGGAGGAATGTTGCGTTTTAAGAATAGTGCAAATGAATGGTCAGAAGTTCTAGAAAGTAAAATATGGGACTCTCCAGAAGCAGAAGAGATGATCATCTCGCAATTGAAGTTGAGTTTGGATAATTTGAAATTCCCATTTTTGAAAGAATGCTTCACTTATTGCTCAATGTTCAAGAAAGGCTCTGAAATTGAAAGGGATGACCTAATCCAACTGTGGATGGCTCAAGGATTGCTTCACCCTTCTTCTGAGAATATTGATCTGGAGATGGAGGATATAGGCActgattattttaatattctgTTGCAAAACTCCTTACTTCAAGATCTTACGAAGGATGAATTTGGTGTTGTTGCCAAATGCAAGATGCACGTTCTTGTGCATGATTTTGTAGAACTTGTAACAAAATCTGAGAGCGCAACTTCGGATTCGAATGAGATGGTCGGAACACGAAAGATTCGACATGCTTCACACATTCCTACTTCGGTTTTGCAATCAATTTCGAAAGAAAGTTCAAGGGGATTGCGCTCATTGTTTTCTAATAGCGAAGTTCCTAGTGACATGTTGCCAAGGTATAGAGGTTTACATGTCCTGAAACTTTACAATGCTGATATTACGGAGTTGCCTATTTCAATTGGGAAACTGAAGCAGTTGAGGTATTTAAACGTTTCTAGAacaaagatcaaagcaatccccAAATCTGTCGGCAAGCTCCATAACTTACAGACATTAAGAATGAAGTATTGTAGATGTCTGAAAGTGTTCCCTAAGGAAATGGGAAATTTAATCAATTTGAGACACGTCTATTTTGGTCCAGTCCAAAAAAAGAAACGTGCTAATTTTGGCTGGTACAGGGAATCTCATGTTAGGGTCGAGCAATTGAGTAATCTTCGAACGCTGCCTTATTTTATTGTGAGTCATGATGGAACCGGTCGTGGAATTGAGGAATTGGCTAGCTTAAACCACTTGAAAGGTGAACTGGCTATTTATGATTTGGAACATGTGAGGGATGAAGAAGAAGCGAAGAAATCAAATTTAGCAGAAAAGAGAAACATACAAAAGTTGTCACTTGTATGGGGTGAGGAAATGAGGCCACGCAACGACAGTGAAGAAGATGTTCTCCAAGGCCTCCAGCCACacccaaatttgcaaattttaGAGATTTGCAATTTCATGGGTGCTAAATTTCCATCTTGGAAGCCACACAACAACTTGAAAAAAATTCGATTAATTAGGTGCGACGTATGCGAAGAAGCCCCCATGCTTGGCCATCTACCTAGTCTTATGCATCTTGAGTTTAATACAATGTGTAATCTAAAACGTTTGGGAGATGAGTTTTATGGCTGTGATGATGCAATGAAGACCAAGGCTTTGTTTCCTACATTGAAGACGTTCAGAATTAGTGCGGCCCCAAATTTGACCGAATGGATTGAACCACCAGTggtgaaagaaaaacaaatatcgGTGTTTCCTAGCCTTGAGGAGTTGGATCTCGTGGAGTGTCCACAAATGAGAAACTTTCCTGATCATTTTGCATCCCTCCGTAAGTTGGAGATGAGTATTTGTCACGAGCTATCAAGCCTAACAAGTCTGGTAGAAAAGTGTACATCTCTTAAGAATCTGGAAATAAGCAACTGCGACAAACTTAGATCCCTTTCATTATTTGGTTTGACATCCATCCGGAAATTGTTGTTTAGCTCACATGGTGGTAAGTTAACATCAACCAGCTTGCATAGTGGAGCAGAATTGTACACCGGAGTTTCTCTTGAGGGGTTGTCCATAAAATGTCCATCTCttgaaaatttggaaataaGCCGCTATGATAGTCTGATGTCCATTTCAGTTCACGGTGTAACATCCCTTCGAAGATTGGAGATTAGTTCATGTGGTGGATTAATATCAATGGACCTGCAAAGTCTACCAGAATGCTATATCCCTCTAGAGGTGTTGTCTTTAAGATCGTGCAAAAGTCTAGAGTCAATTTCAAGTTTACACGGATACACATCCCTCCGTGAATTAACCATTGAAGATTGTGATGGACTAAAAACTTATGCATCTATTGGGCTTGAATCTTGCACTTCTATTCGTGCGCTGGGTGTCCACGATTTTCAACAATTGAGGCAGTATGCAGCTGAGGGGTTAGACATGTCTCTTATTGAGGAGTTGACCATTTATAAATCCCCCAAGTTAGTAAGCATTTCATATCACGGTCTAACGACACTCCGCAAACTGGTACTTATTGCAAGCTATGTACTGGAATTGTCTATCGTCAGCAGTACTACGGTGGAGGAGTTGTATTTACAGGATTGTACATCCCTTGGTTCACT TGGGTTGAAACATTGCAACACACTTGAGAGATTGAAAATAAGTGGTAGCCGAAACTTGGTATCCATTCCAATTTCAGATGTATTCCCGCCATCCCTTGggcaatttgtaattgaagattgTGCTCAACTATCAAGACTGCCAGGCCGCCATGAATCTCTTGAGGAGTTGAGTATAGTGAATTGCCCTATGCTAAGATGGAGGTCAGTTGCCAATGAGGGGAGGAGTCTGACCGCCCTCCGGAGATTGGTTATTGCAAGTTGCAGCGGACCAGAATTGAACATCGACTTTATCAGTACTCTTGAGGAGATTTCTTTACACGATTGCACATCCCTTGGCAAACTGAGAATACAGGATTGTCAGAATTTGAGGCAGACTTCTTTACACAATTGCACATCCCTTGGCGAACTGAGTGTTGTGGGATGTGATGGATTGACAGGTCTGTCGAGTGGGCTCTCATCCTGCACATCTCTTGTCGAGTTGAAAATTGAAGGGTGCAAAAATTTGATATCTCTGGCAGATGTCGATGTAACTAGCTGGCAATCCCTTTCCATGTTAAGGATACTTGATTGTGAGAGATTACAATACTTGCCGACGGGTCTACACACTCCGACTCATTTGAAGAGATTGTGGATTGGTGGATTCTGGGAGGAGCTAGATTCTTTCCCGGTTTCGCAAATTCCATCATCAGGCTTCTTAAATATCAGCGGGTGGCCTAAGCTCAAGTCTCTGCCTCAAGTAATTAATCACTCAACTAGTCCTGTAGTAAAGTTGGCTATATGTAATTGTGATGGGCTGGAGACTCTTCCAGAGTGGTTGGGTGACCTTACATCTCTCGACTATCTGGAGATTTACAAATGCAAGGATCTTAAGTCTCTGCCTTCCGCCCAAGCTATGCAATGCCTCACCAACTTAATATCTCTAATTATTAATCGATGTCCCATTCTGAAGGAAAGATGCGCCAGGGGTACTGGCACAGAGTGGCCCAAGATTTCTCACACTCGAACCATCAGAT GTTTTGACTAG